TCCATTTGAAAGGAAGTTCTTTGTTGAACTTGAACCCTTTTCCCAGATCATACGTGCCCAACTCTGCTTCCCTTTAATGACTTATTACAGGTTAATATTGTTGAATGGGACaccccttctttctttttttcctttttttgagtttttatctTTCCCTTTTAGTGAGATAGTGATTCAGTTCAAGATACCATCGGGCTAATGGAACCAGAGGTTACAAAGttttcttgcatttatttggTTGTGGCCCTTGGTCACAGATTAAGACAGCGAAACAACTGAACAGCACCATGTAGTActtattctcttttctttttcttgtctcACTTTTTTTTCATGGTTTGCTAACTCAAATTGGAAACCATCGAATTCGAAGACACTCATAATTTCTTTTACAAGTCAAtgatccaccattggattacatcttcttcttatattttccaCACCTGCAAAAtgtctaaaaaattaaagatcaatagctatgtcatcaacaaattgtttaaattgcaaatttttgtagtttaaaattatgtataaaatataagcttatagatcatataataaataatatccgattaacacaaaattttacatgtatattaagagagtaaagaacatgtaattcaacgattagattttcaaaatgtgtaacaatgtttattttattacgtAATGTTGTAACGttaaactacaaccaattttgtaactaaattttatccatGAATCAAATGACCTTTTTAATTGTTGGATTCTTTGAGCAAACTCTTTATTTAAGGGccaattattaattttttgactcAAACTTTTATTTAAGGGGCCATGGCCCCTTTGGTGTCTCCATAAGTCTCTATCCATGCCGACAAAGTATAGTCATTAGCCTTCGCAATCAACTCAAACAactctttttagcaaaattttcaaagcTCTAATATGTCAATAATTAGGGTTATAAATAAACTAAGTCATTCATAAACAACATGAGTTTAACTTAATAAAGAACtcgtttatgtttgtttgtttgtaaatAAGTCAAGCTTGAACTTTATTTTTaagcttgtttaataaacaagtcgagtccaagtaataaaaataaaataaaaattgttcgTGAATATGTTCATGAACAATAGGGCTTGATAAAAAAGTAAGTTAAGCCTAGGCTCGTTTATAAACTTGGTAAACTTTGTATGGGCTTAAAAAATGaattcatatattattaaaCTTTGGTGGATCCCAATTTacttaactagtaaagtctcttatCGTAGAACAAGAGGTCTAGGGTCCAAACATTGCTTACataaaaaaccaattgatgtcttagtttgatgataaagaacaattattgtAGAGTAGATgctataagttgaaattttatcGTATATATACATGGGCCCGGTTAATGTATGttatgcccttagggcatatattaataatccattttagaaaaatttttatagagaattgtaaaagttgtcaaaataattaatcactttttcatttttccataaaaagtttcctaaaatggtttaaTAAAACCCTATATATATTGTAGTGGGCATTTTTTACAATGTTAGGCTATGCTGTCTCCTGCGATATTAAGCCCAAGTGTTCTAAGTAAGGGAGTCAGGACCGGTCCAACTGCAACTTActttggtccggcttgtgcacaaactatgccccGTTTGCCAGGCTTTGATCACAAGCCCATGGCAGGTAGAGCTGCTGTGGGTAAGTTATGACAGACAGATATAATAAAGATAACACAAGAAATAGTagacaaaatgaataaaagggAGCAACAAGAGGCACCTCGTAGGCCGAAACTAGAGAAATAAATgaggaataataataatggggTTATTGAATTAAAGAGTGAAAAATTAGTCTGCCATGCCAAGTAATGCTGCGGAGCTGAAACTAAGAAGGTAAACCACTTCCTCAATGCAACTAATCTCCCAGGGGAAAGAAATTAATTGCTTTGAGGGAATGGGCTTGAATGGTTTATGTTTAATGAGGATCCTCTGTCTTTTTGATAGAGAGCAGGGCTTTAGAAGGAGAGAGGagatcaacctattggtgcatgcctacCATTCTATACTCCCTATTCTCTATCCTTcctagttttttctttctttctttctttcttccttttctttctcagtGTTTACTTATTTTTGTTGCGATTCTCTCCTAGAGGTTGATATTACAGTGCTTGTGATTGTGATATTGACCATGATCCCCTGTTGTGCATGGCAAGGCCCTTTTTTATAGTGCCCATCGTGATctgattttactattttaacctttAACAACCTTTGTCTGGTTTGGGTGTCCTTGCCGACCACTTATTGGTTTGTCAGTCGCTTGACCATCACCACTTACCTGTGCTAGCTATaacaccaaacaaagaaagctattttgtttgtttacctGTCGTGCTACAATgtgagtgctctctctctctcttcctatccctcatagcatgcacctagtggtccTAGCTCATCCTTGCTTCCTTtaggtggtatgtcatcccagtaAGAtgtttcccccaaaagagcctgaGCAGGAACCCCAAAATAGGTTTTCCCATCTCCCCACTACTagaccatgccctcttacctctgacccatgaccttACCACCTCCTAtgttggctgggtacaggctggtgataTCTGGGCCTTGCGCATGCTTCACTTCCATGTATATCCGAAATCTGCCTGCTGCTCACGCGTCTGCCGTGGTCTGGAGGCTTGTCTGCACATCCTGCCGCCCATCCTTTGCTTCTTATGGCGTGAGCCATTTTCTGGCTTCTCATTCTTTAAAGCCTGCTCCTTTCGGGGCTGGGCTTTTGCTTGGCCATGGGCTTTTCCTCCTTTAGCCCACTCTCTTGCTCTTTTCTGCAGTCTTTGCATGTCCTACCGTACTGCTCTGCCGTTCCTGCTGTGGCATTATTTAACCTAAGTCTGCTAAGCCTCTTTGGGCTTGTTGCTTATTCTTCCCTCAATGACTTAGTATAGTCATTTGGGCTTTTTGGTTAcattgggcatccttggcccatttactTTCCTTGGGCCTTTTTGGACCTTTTCCTAGCTctgcattcccatgggcttttattAACTCCTTTGGACTTCCTTAACCCAATTACCTTATCCTTCATCCTTAGGGCTCATGGACTTTCTATCAacccctttcttttcttactttcATTACTTCAGGCCTACTATGGCctattctcacttttctacatcacattTTGCCCATAGGTttgcttcttctctctttctgggcTCCTTTAGGTCTATCTACTTCCtgaaggcccatttgtttatttcatgggcctgcaatccattattcctaccgtttgggcttaatggtttttctatCCACTTACTAACTCTTTTCTACCCATGTTGCTAggcttcttctttctcttgggcTTCTGAGAATGatcatcaacatatatatatatatatatatatgtgtgtgtgtgtgtgtgtgtgtgtgtgtgtgaaatgagttcaagttacacttggtgtaactcttgtaaagttacacattttttacaccAAATGCCTTTGTAACTGAATTGGCACTTcctcatgcacaaagtgcttgggggtctaaaggggaaagggttcgagctgcaaagttagcagcatgttgtaattatttctttaaaaaaaaaaaatgatttctaAGAAATCTAATAGTTTAAATTATTGCTTTCCATTTTtgtctctctccttatttattgttCTTCACTTGATTAAAGGGCACTTGCCATTTTCAACAACCTACTTTTTAAATGATTCttcctaaaaaagaaattaaataatttgaaaagattttttattatatgacGAGCAAACCAACAACCCTTTAtaagaaaagatttttgtgGTTGTGATTCTTAGATTTGGGCTATATATGCaacctttttaaaaatttaaaaaagaaagaaaaaatcctcATGCAACTTGGGAATCTTAGATTTGGGCTAATCTGTTTGTAACATAACTTGTAAGTCTAAACAATCTATTTAGAATTTCATGGTTTAGTACAGTATCCAAATTTTATAGCATATAGCATTACTAGAACCACGAACACAGGGTTTCAATCTTTAATTGTGTCTAATCTTCAATCAACGGCAGCAACATGAGTTTCTACCTTTAATGCTTCATTTTTCACATATTGATTCAAGAATCACAACCACAAACACAGACCCTACCGTTGGACCTTTtgatttttcaacaaatatcAGTCCTTTCTTGTTGAAATAAAAAGCAGTGGATTACTTTTAAATTCAAttgtatatataattgtataaatttaatttcaaataatttaattttatcatcaaatatctatttaatttctcttttagaTGAATCATTTGAAAAGTAGGTTGTTGAAAATTACAAATGTCCTTTAATCaagtaaaaaacaataaataaggagagagacaAAAGTGGAAAATAATAACATTTGttgattacttttttaactgtTAGATCTCTTAGAAATTTGCGGTGTAAAATAAGTGTAATTTTGCAAGAATTacactaagggtccgtttggattgagcttattgttgctgaaactgaaaactgaaaactgaaaactgaaaacactgtagcaaaataatttttaaatgtgtaaatagtatcgtgggacccatttttaatattttttaatatgtaaacaGTAATAgcacagtgcgtgaacagtgcatttaCTGTTCACAATAGTGAAATTTGTCTCCCAAAGTCAACAAAAgcaggccaaaaaaaaaaaaaaaaatagaaaacgcGAACTggaaaaacgcagacgcagcgGACGCGGAGCCCAAACGCTCACTAAATGTAACTTaaacccttctctctctctctctctctctctctctctctctctctatatatatatatatatattaattattaaaccTTTAATTAATTGGGAGTTGAAACCACTCATTCAAATTAATCAAATGTGCTTGATAATATACTTAAAATTGGCTTTATATTGTACTTATCTTGACCAATTAATCAAGCCTAGCTCAAGCTATGGTGCTTTTTGACAAACTCGAGCTTGAATACTGTATGTAAGCTTGATCAATTAATTAATGAGGTACTTAGCTTTGCAATATTTTTGTTGAGGGGATGGGGATGAACTTGttgggaaaaaagaagaagatatttgtTGAGTTCATTATGCTCACATGCAGAACTTTGAATCGTAGGTCTAGTACTGCAGATCATAGAGAcagagaaaaaggaaattaattaaTAGTAGGCTAAGAAACATGAGTCATATACAAGAATCTCCAGACACACCATCTGCGAGTCCATGAGAAACTCAATTAATTAAAGCAAGAAAAGGAAGCACTAAGCAGGGCCGTGCAGCTAGAAAAACAAAAGGTGACAATGAAACATGTTGAATGAATCTCAACATCGATCTCCCTAAACAAAAGGTGACAATGAAACATGTTGAGATTCATTCAACAACTCTCACTTTAATTAAACAGACCAATTGATACACACGGTGCAAAAAATAGTAGGGAGATCGATGTTGAGATTCATTCAACAACTCTCACTTTAATTAAACAGACCAATTGATACACACGATGCCAAAAAATAGTCATATATATACCTAATACATAGATTAATTTCAACACCTAAATGCTTGAAAAGATAAGTGGAGAGAGAGggacattattattattattttgagctGTACTTTATCCCCTTCCATTAATTTCAACACCTAATGCTTGATGTTGTTGCACCCTTTCCCTAGTTTTTCTTCATTGAAAAGtattccaaaaacaaacaaacaaaactaatGCTTGAAAtcattgtgaatgctcttatagtGACTTAAGCTTATAACAAatcatgtgtgtgtgtatatatatatatatatatatacactcatatacatatacatatacatatataacaattaataaatatataaataaacatgGAAGAAGAATTGGAATAACCTTGCGATGGTCATTGGTGGGGTACTCTCGACTCAGGTCTCAACTTAAGCTTATGTACTTGGGCTTTCAGTCAATCCAAGGCCCAGTGTATGAAGTATGAAGTGGACAGGAAAAAcaaacctaaaaagaaaaacgaaTGAGAAAAACGATGGAAAACgaacctaaaaagaaaaacgaaTGAGAAAAACGACTCCACTGGGGATcgaacccagaatctctggtttCGTAGACCAGCGCCTTATCCATTGGGCCATGGAGTCCAGTTGGTCCTACATattctatatttatttaatattcataTGGCGTTTGCTCGAAAactacaaaacaaaagagaaagcgACAAAAGAATGGCAACCAAAATTGTGACCTGTATTCGGTTTTCCCGAAAATAGAGTTATAGATATAGATCCCCTAAATGCGTTCGATATTGGACCCCCATTCTTTACTGAAGTCATTGGGAATTGTTGAGAAAGACGAGGCTGTCGAAGTTAGGCCAGCCCAATTTTCTAATTCTGACTAAATGTGGCCCAACAAATTTGGTCTTGCATTTTAGTTATACACCATGGAACAACCTTGatatctcttttaatttttttaattgctaaggAGAAATATGTCAAGAAGTAACAAAGAGTATGATTCCGAATAGAACAAAGAGTATGATTCCGAACATAATAGAAtagtgaaaaatatatatttggtcAACTCTCGTTACTTTGTTTGAGTATATTAGACTCCAAGATTTAGGATTAAAATTtggttattattgttgttacttgttagttgTTATTACTACTAATTAGAACGTTGACTCTATCCTAAGGACCTTGTAAAACCTGAGACTAGATGTACAACCACAATGCTATTTCTTATTTCCTTATGGAAAATGCAATCTTCAAATCAATTAAGGTTTTGGcataataataaaagataatcATCATAGAACGAACATcatatattcaaatatttttatataataataataataagagcaAGACTTAGATACAATACTTAAGTGATGTTCTTTAGATTcctcttttaaaattttgccatGTACATTTTTGCTCATGAgatggaaatatattttttagtaaagTAGTCACATAACTGAATCTTAAGAAGGAAATCTAAAAAACAACACCTAACATActatacctaaattttgtcctaataATAAAATGTGAGTTTAGTTTAATAGGAAAATTTGTTAATTGCCAAATCTATTATTACCAAAAATGTGAGTATAAAGCcacattttttagtttaaaatcgTGACTTAAAGTCACGTTTTCAGTTATAAATTAATTGGTATGTAAACACATACAGCATGAACAAGAAGTTTTTTCCttacaaatttaatatttttctccGCCTGTTTAGTTGGTTGTAGCCACCAGGAATGCacgtaaaatttatagtatctttcttttttttataatgtgcTACAGTAGGTTAGCTAAatataatgagagagagaggcatcGAAATTTTATTACATTGACAAAGGGCTCAAAAGCTACGTACTtgtctaaaatatattttaacaagTGGAACATACAAAAAGAAAGCCTGGCAATATATATGCATTTCACAGAAAGAGACTCGGCTCTGTTTAGTAGTAATGGGGGCCTAAGGGCACTTGGGCTTGTTGCGATGAGTGGTCATATCGGTATAGCACCTCCCACACATTTCTCTGTTCCCTGAGGTCCCCGGTGGAACACACTTGCACCTTGCACAGCAAGTGCCACAAGCTCTGGTGCACACGTTTGGCCTCGAGTGTAACCTGCACCTCACCTTGCACAACCCTCCACAGTCTGCATTATTTAGTTATACACCAACATATAAATACATATAGATTAGAGAGGATTTTTATTCTACAAAGCAATGCTAAGTAGTACTAGAAAAGATGGGAGGTATATAACTCCTATATGATAAATATAGTATTTTAGAGAAAATATGAATAagaaaattaacaaagaaaagaCTTTTGAAAGAAAGACGGAGAAGAGATAGAATTACATGGTTTGACTTTAAAGGTCTACACAAAAAATTATGTCTTTAATGATAAGATTTGAACTACAAATAGGATTAGGATTATTTTGCTTGACCTCTAAGTAAAGGTGTAGAACTGgccaaaggttttttttttttttttttgcatgtacTTCAAATAATATTTAGATAAGATCAACTTGAACAACATATTTGAGCCTTGTATAAGATTGAAACTTGATATCTATAAACctaaaaacacaacaacttTCACAACTTATAAAGTAGCTAGCAGATTGTCATGATCATTAGTGTAATATCACTAATATTACTTTGCATAATATCAACAACATTATTATGGTGCCAATCACAAATGTAACATCCcaacatttgcaaaaaaaaaaaaaaaaaaaaaaaaaaaattgttttactaAGCTGATTGATATATAAAACACCCAAAACTAGACCTACAGTGCAGCTCAtgcccaagcccaagcccaagccccATCCCCAGGAAATCTatagaaaagatgaaaaagacCATACCCACGAAAGGCAAAAGCCTTCTATTAGCTCCTTTCACCACCtgaaacaataataataaaaaattatatacatatatatataaataaataaaaaggcactaataaaagagaagttttttttttttgagaaactaataAAAGAGAAGTTGGTGGTGATATTTGTGGGAGGTATTGATGAATATATATACCTGGGTTTGCTGCTCTTCAATCTTGGCATCAGATGAAACCTGCAAAAAGATGAAGTAAAATTATCAGAAAAAATGAAACATATATACACTATCAGTTTTAATTTGTTAGGTGTTTCTAAAAAGATCATCACAGAATCACCCTCTCTACCTGGGCTACGCAGAAGAGCAAAACTACCAAAACAAGAAGAAAGCGTAACGCCATTTGGTAGGAGAGAAGCACTAGCTAGAGCTATAGCATGCAATTAATCAAAGAGAGCAGAGGAGCTGAGACTACTGCTGGGCTTACAAGTTTGGAACAGTGACTTGCTTTATATAGTCGGTTCTTTGTGAACTCCCCTCTCTCATCTAAATAATAGGTCTTATTTTATGAATCTATTTAATAtgatcattattattattattgcttcAAATTTAGTATGATTATTATTACACAAATGGAATAAGTATTGTTTTTGGAGTTCTGAATAATTACTTTACTCTAAAATTACAGTTTTGTGCTTATCGTCGGCTAAAAATCCTATTGAGAAGAACATTAAGGTGTAATATGAGAAAAATGTcttaaagaaacaaagaataacTAAATGCAAACAAGCTTTGATCAAACAGcatttcatcattttttagaatggaataaaaaatgtgaaataCTGATCATatgaattaaatatttattggAGGCATGTTTTAGTTATCAATAAAcccaacttattttttatgtttcacctcaacattttgatatatatatatagtttttattaTATGTCAGTTAAAACCaattagaattcaaaatttgattagAATAAAGCAACCTTAcactaaacaatttttttttgaatggtacagtaaacaaatttta
This genomic stretch from Quercus lobata isolate SW786 chromosome 3, ValleyOak3.0 Primary Assembly, whole genome shotgun sequence harbors:
- the LOC115979185 gene encoding snakin-2-like, which produces MALRFLLVLVVLLFCVAQVSSDAKIEEQQTQVVKGANRRLLPFVDCGGLCKVRCRLHSRPNVCTRACGTCCARCKCVPPGTSGNREMCGRCYTDMTTHRNKPKCP